In the genome of Priestia aryabhattai, the window TAATCATGATAGGTGCGATATTCACCCTTTTTAATGCCGGACAAGGATTAATGGCTCTAATGCCTTTAGTAGTTCTTATTTTAAGCATTATTGTATTTATAAGAAATCAAGCAATTTTAAAACAGAAATCAATAATTAAAGAAGGGTAATTGATTATACAAATAGATATTTAAGCATTCTTGTTTTTCAAACTCACATACATCAAAAGCCCTTGGAATCATTAATTCCAAGGGCTTTTGATTCTTACAAACTCCATTATGGTAACTAAAAATAGAAAGGGTATACATCTTCCTTAACTAATGTAGTGGGATAAATTAATAACTATTTAAAGAAGGGATATGGATAATAATGGTGAAATATATTTAACGTGATAAAAACAAAGAGGAAAGAGGGATATTATGGGATTGAAAACAGATAAAATTTTTGTTAATTTACCAGTTAAAGATCTAAATAAGTCCATAGACTTTTTCACTAAAATAGGATTTGAATTTAATGCCCAATTTACCAATGAAAATGCAACATGCATGGTTATTAGTGATAACATATTTGTCATGTTGTTAGTTGAAGACTATTTCAAAATATTTACTAAAAAAGAAATTTCAGACGCAACAAAAAGCACAGAAGTTATTGTAGCATTATCTGCTGAAAGTAAAGAAAAAGTCAATGAGATTGTAAATAAGGCTCTAGCAGCTGGCGGAAAGCCTTCAAATGATCCTATTGATCAAGGTTTTA includes:
- a CDS encoding VOC family protein; translation: MGLKTDKIFVNLPVKDLNKSIDFFTKIGFEFNAQFTNENATCMVISDNIFVMLLVEDYFKIFTKKEISDATKSTEVIVALSAESKEKVNEIVNKALAAGGKPSNDPIDQGFMYGWSFQDIDGHLWEIMYMDESIIHQSQQLTGTEVK